Genomic segment of Apium graveolens cultivar Ventura chromosome 7, ASM990537v1, whole genome shotgun sequence:
ATCATATGGTTAGAACCTTGCGTATGACGAACATGTGATATACAATTAAATCTCTTTAAAATAATATGGTTGAGACgaaaaaaaaatattatagaaAAATATTATTTGAGCGAATTTTTTATTTTATCGGGAATAAATATACACTCTGTCTATTATGTTGGGATCgagaaaaaatattattttaaagagattatattttattaattattaattaatcgagaTTCAACTATAGTTAGAAGCTTGAATATGACACTTTTTTAAAAGAAACTTAAAAATACCTATCATTTCTTTTGTCTCTCATTTTTGTATCGAAGTTGTATCTCATTTTTCTAACTACTTGGTTTTtcgaaaatattttaattattaataatactTTTTCTTATCTCATTTTTTCCAATTTGGTAGTAAATTCTAAATATAATAAGTTTTagaatatattatatattaacatTCCAGGTAAAAGAGAGCTACTTTTAGATAACGAGTCTACTAGAGAAGATTACGTTCTGCTAACGTGTAATTATTACTAAAATACTGTTTCTTTAATATAGGGGTACAAATGTTATACAATTTATATTTAGTTAAATTAAATTTGTTTTCCGGGTCCAAACTTGCATGTTATATGAAAAAATCTTTTCATCAAAGGAGATTCAAAGTCAAACTTCCCCTTTTTCGGTGATCATCAGGTAAAATGATCTTCAGATTTTCCATCATTTTTAGCTGCAATTTATTTGACTTTTTTTACTCATATTTGTTGATTCAGGGCCATTGAAAAGTTTGTATACAATGTTATATCTGAACTCTGTTTCCTCAATTATATTATGTATGTTTATATAATTGATCATCTGCCCCTCATCATATGATTGTATTTGTTGACATGCATTTGAGAAGTTTGTCATTGATATTTACATGCCCAGGTGGTATATTTATTGTGTTCTAATTCATATGACAAAAAAATGTAACTTCCAAATGATTTTTTTTATGGGATATCATTAGTTCTGTATTTGGTTTGATATTCATTGGTCTTTTCTGTTTCTTTTTTGTTTTGACAGTTAACAGAGGAATGTTTCTTGGATGATTGGTGGTTTTTGAGCAGCAGGATGAGTAAGCTTCTACTTTTATCTTTAAGGGAAAAACATAACTAGCATTCGCCTTGTAGAACATTAATAATCTTCTTCTTCCGGGGCTCCAATACGGCTTTCTGGAATATTTGCATGCAAGTTGTATAATTTTTCCAACTAAAAAAAATTATCTTTTTGGAATTCTATTGTGGATTTAATGCAGGGAACTTTGAAATCTATGCAACTCTTGAAACCAGTATAATATAGTTACTCTTTATAAATTTGTGAAGACGAGTCGGTATTCATGCTAGTCACCGATAAATTTTAGTTTTGCTAATATAGATGATGGTTCTGTGAAGCTTTTGCATATATTTATTTGTACCTTCAAACTTATGATATATTGTTTTGTCCATTGCTGGCTAATGTATTGTCGTATGCTAGTTTTGTTCAATTTTAATGTTTCAAGCAATATCATGAAATTATAGTTTATAAGACCAAATGCAAAGGGTTATGTTGAACTtttcactttctaattctttCAGGTAAAAATAGATTACAGGATCTGTTGCTTAAGAGAGAGAACCGTGTTTGTGCAGATTGTAGTGCGCCAGACCCCAAATGGGCGTATGTTTAATCCACTTATTATTCTCTTTGCATTTTATCTATTGCAATTTGTCTTTAGTGTCTACTCAATGTCAAGCAAAAATCTGCTACTCTATGCTTTGTGATTTCTGCATTGATTGTATCAAGCATTTATCTTACACCCTATCTTTTTCTTATGTTAAAATACGATTCGTTCCGTAGTTTACTTATGTACTGTGTCACAACCCTAAAGAGTTTTAGATATCATTGATAGTAAGCTTAGAGCTTAGAGCTTAACACTTTGATTTGCCTTCTCTTTACCAATTGTATATACTTGCTTCTGGGCTTTCTCTTATAATTACTCCATAAGCCTTTATGAGCATGTCCGACATGAAAGACATATGATTTTCATTGTGACAAAAATTATATTTGTGGAAACAATGATTTCTATTAGCTTACTAAGCATCAACCCTATAAAACTTAAACAGGTAACATAATATGTGGTGATGGTCGATAAGAATCTGTAGAGTTGAATTCGTCCGCACAGTGCATTTTTGTGAACTATAATGACTCATGAAGTCGAACCACCAATTCCATCTAGAGATAGGTCCAGCTGCAGTCACTGCACATCTGAGACTAGTAATTTCGCTAGTCAAATACTAATAGCTTCCGATATTTAAAAACTTGGAGATTTTGGAAGTACCATTTGATTTCTAACTCAAAAATAAATATGGGTTGAAAATTTCAGGTCAGCTAATATTGGAGTGTTCATATGTTTGAAATGTTGTGCCGTGCACAGAAAACTTGGAACTGGTATTTCAAAGGTAATCCTTAACTGCATTATTCTGTCATCTTTCTTCGCCATCTCAAAACTTGTCAAAATGGGTTCCTGCCTATCCTAATAGTGTACTGAATGAATTTAGTATCTTTcttttgaaaataaaaaatttcttCAAACTATCATGAGTACCTGTGCAGTAGTAAGAAACAACAAGTTTTTCTGTATGCAACACAGACTTGTCATTTTATTTAGTGTAGGGTTTAACAAAGGATTTCTATTGTAATGGTATTCTTAATTAGGTAAAttgaataaaataatttaaatggTGGAACGACTACTCTGCAAAGAATTATGATCAGAGTTCTGACTAGCTTTTGTTTCTAGCATTTAAATCGGACCTCTGGATCCGGCTACCCATATTAACATTTTGATTTTCTCAAACATGTTGCAAGTAACTGTACATATGTGTCAAACTCAGCACCATTGTACAATTTGCACTCTTAGGAGAGGCACCTATAGCACCAGACAAGCAGCTATATGGTTTAATGGTTCACAAACTTGTATGTTGTCAACTCTTTTTACTATCAGAATTCAATCAATTCTATATACTACATTAAGATAGAAATGGAATAGATAATAATCTTTCATTATATAGATCTAGAATCttctaaattattttagttctttTGACCCCATGATCAGTGGGAGCAATATGATTTGTTTACACATTTCGAATGTCAAGTTGGACTTTTTCTTAAGTTGCACTATATTTACTTCATGATTTAAGTTGACCTGAACAAACTTGCAAACTGGACAGGTTATGTCCGTGACCTTGGATGAATGGTCCGATGATGAAATTGATCACATAGTTGATGTTGGAGGAAATTCCTTTGCAAATTCCATCTACGAGGCATATTTCCCCGAGGGAGTTTCGAAACCTGGACCAAATGCTAGTAATGAGGAACGTTCAAAGTTCATAAGGTTAGATGGCTGATCTTTACCTCATTTCTTCTTTTCAGTCTCTTAAAATTCCATTTAATGTGAACTTTATACATCAAACTAATTAGCTATGTATTATAAACCGACCCCGTGTACTATATATTACCACCATGCTTCTTTGGGGGTGTGTGTTCGCGCTTTCGCAAGCCTAGGACTTGTATCTTCTACTTAAGGTGGCAATTTATTTGTTTTTATTGTTTCCGAGTTGAACCTGACAGGTTGTATAAGTGGATTAAAGATGGAATCTTATTTATTCTACTTTCTTTGTTTTGTAGGTCTAAGTATGAGACTCAAGACTTTCTAAAACCTAGCTTGAAGATCTCGTCAACTTCTAAAAAGGACTCTCTGCGAGCAAGTTTTTCCAGCAAGATTATGAACAGTTTTCGAAGTTCTTTTAGTAATTCATCAGAGAAATTGGTAAGCCGTATTTTAATAAGCTTTAGTTTAAGTTTATTGAAAGAGGTGACAGTAATTGAAACATATACAGTGGTTCTTGTTAGTACTCCCTCCACCTCATTTGATGTGTCCTGTTTTGACTATTGTGTGGTCAAGTCGACCAAATTTTGACcgataattaaaaaaaaataagaaaatgaaaaatgtatcttcaatatttttttaatattgtaagttttaaaattttaagaatTATAGAATGTGTGTAATTaatgtgttttgattcatttgttTCTTTCGTGGCTGTTTTGGAGTGCAAGTCCACTGTCCACATAATGAATTTATTATTAGCACAATAATTTGTTGGTTTTTGGTTTATTTATGAGCTATTTACATCCAGCTGTGAAACTAATGACAGAAAGGCAAGGAATTTATTGGACTAATAAAGGTTACAGTAATCAAAGGCACAAATTTAGCTGTTCGAGATATGTTCTCAAGTGATCCTTATGTCATCCTGCAACTTGGAATGCAGGTCAGAGAATGCATTGGTTCATATTTTCTTTAACCACTTACTATGTTGAAAAGATATATAGCAATCCTGATAGCCTGCATTTCATGTCACTACTTCTGAAGATCTTGATTGTGAACAATAGCACCAAGATCTTCGAAAGTTTTTAAGTGTCATTGCAAGAGGTTATAGTTTTTGTGTGCcaattggttttataatttgaGAAACTTATATAAATCTCTACAAGTGATAAATGACGGATCAGACCTATGGCAGGATCCTGTCAGAATGGTAGCATTATGCAAACCATGTTTCTTAAAGATATGTATAATGTATCTAACCATGAGAAAAGTAGAAGGATCATATTTTCACTTTCCCTAAGCTTTAAAATTGTTACTGATTAACATGTATCTCGATTAAACTGGCTTCTTAAATGTGACCAGAAGGTACAAACTACTGTCGCTGGGAGCAACCTGAATCCAGTTTGGAATGAAGAATTGATGCTTTCCATCCCAAAAAGTTATGGGACCTTAAAAGTGGTATGCAAAGCTTTTATCATTTCTGTTCCAATACactattttttttttttactcatgTTTAGATATTGCACTTTTATACTTGTATTGATTTATATGACTTTGGGTCTTTCATTGAGAATGCCAAATACTCAGAAGATTCATAATATTCTGTAAAATTCTTGTGACTATATGTTTCCCTAATGTACACATACAAACAACTCTAATTAATTTAATGCAATTATTAGGTGTAGACAATTAAATAAATTGTTCAACTGTTCAACTAACATTTTCTTAGGATACCTTATTTTTTTCGAAAAAGACATGTaaaaggacggagggagtattttaTAATTAAGTTATATtgatattttttattatattgtACACGATAACACGACAGAAGAGGAAACTATCTGAGATCGGAGATGAGTTCCACATTTAAATACACGAAATGGATTTTACATTAAGTACAAGAAAATACACTACATCAAAGTGCACAACCCGACACAATTGCCATGTCTAAATTTAAGCATGTTGTCTTAGATTAGTGACGCtggaaattaaaaaaaaaatcaagaaacaaaTTAAAGTGAGAAATTGAAGGTGACAAATGGTTGCCCTGTACCCAAAAACTCTAACTTTGTAGTAAGATAAATGGATGGAAGAAAGTCACAGTAACAAAGGCGTACTCACTCAAAAAAAAAGAAAGCGAAATGTCACAACAATGTcatataacaaaaataaaatttgtttCACGGCACTTCATGAAATGTCATCAATCTGCATCACTTAAGTTAAAAATGATTAAACATCAGATATCTGTTGTATCGTTGCATTGTATTTGTTTGGTTCCTGCATTTACAtttaaaattcatataaaatgtATTTTGTATTTACTCTAATGTACATATGATATAGTAAGGATATAGTTGGACTAACTAGTTTAGGTGAGTTGCGGTTTCTTTGTCAGAAGTTTAATTAGTGAACGCTATTCCTTCACTCGTGCAGGAAGTTTATGATTATGATACATTTTCGGCTGATGACATAATGGGGGAAGCCGAGGTAGATCTTCAACCAATGATAAACTCGGCAACGTCGTATGGTGATCCTAGTATGTTTGGTAACATGCAGATAGGAAAATGGGTTAAAGCGGACAACAATGCGTTGGTAAATGATAGTCCAGTAAATATTGTTGATGGGAAGGTAAAGCAGGAGATGACACTGAAGCTCCAAAATGTAGAATCTGGACAAATAGATCTAGAACTAGAGTGGATTCCTCTTAACAGTTAGATCTATTTACAATTTCATTCCTTTCTGTACGAGCTCATATATCTTGTGTATGTTTTGTTTGATTCTTTTGTTGTTCTCAGCGTGCTTATTAATCCTTGAAGATTTCAAAATTTTGTTTCGTAAATGAATGTGGTTCTAGTAATAAgaacaatttcttgctttatgacCATTAAACTCCAtgatagtaaatgaaaaaggGACGCTTGCGCTTACTTTGTGTTTGTATCATTTCAACTTCCAGATTTTGTACATATTTTGTAGTGCATAGTCTTTACCTAAAAAGACTACCATATGCTACATAATTTAATACTCTTTGCTTTTGATGTGCTCATTTCCAAGAAGGTACGGGGCGTGACTCGATCAAGCCGGTTCAAATTCGACTCGTATTTGATTTTATGAAAACGGTTTGATTCTGTTCAAATTTGATTTTTTCAACTACGCAGCGCAGATGTCTTCGAAATCATTGGGATGGATAAAAGATTTGAGTTCATCAGAGTTTCATAGAACTCGACTAGTTTAACTTGAAATCAGCTCGAACTCTAGCATCCCTCtcttaataaatatattttcatGTAATTTAATTGATCGGACATGATAATTCTGTATTAGATAATTAGGATCTCTTTTGaattcataaaatattttgagtAGTTAGAAGCCGCCATGAAAACTCTTTAATAATCTCAAACTCGACTTAATTTATCCATGAATCGAGTTGGAACATAATTTCGGGACTCGGAAAATATGTCCGTCCACTTGAAAATCTTAGTCGAACCAAGAAGTCAAGAACTCGAACCGACTCGGTTTCGAACTTCGAGATCACAGCCAAGTGTAAGAACTCTTCTATGAGCACCCACAGGCCACAGGCTACACAATAATGCTCTGTATAAAAAAATGTTGTAATTCATTTTTATGTACTCTAAAACGAAACGTTCAACTGCTCAATTATTGAAAAACACACAGAAAGTTcgaaataaaaattcaaagacATTAAAAAACCTTGTGCAAATACATCATAGTCATAATTAAATAACATATGTATTGGAAAATTGGATAACAAAATTTATATACAACAATGTTCTAAAAATCGAAAACAAAATTAATGAATGATATTAGAAAATCGAGAATTAATCGGAAATGGGAGATTGTTTAGATTCCATTTGAAGCCTAAAAATGAAAACAAAAGCAGCAACAGATAACAAAGCAATACCTGTGACTCCACACACTAAACTGGCCACCAGCCAGGCCTTATTCACTCCCCCGCTGTCTCTCCTTACGCTGTCGCTTCTCCGCCACGTAACGTCCGTCAAGTTCTTGGCTTCCGGCAACGGCACCTTCGACTTGGTTCCCCCGAAAAAAGTTGTGGCGTCTGGAGAGGCTGTGACTGATGATGTGTTCTGGAATGTGAGGCCGTGATCGGACGGCCGGAGATCCCTGGCGGATGATTGGACGGTGAAGATGAAAAGGAGGATGAGTAGTGGAATGATGATGTATGTATAGTGAAAGTTCATGTTTGTTATGAAAAGGATTAGTAGTGGGTATGGTAGACTGGTAGTAGGAAAAACAAGTAGATAGGGGGTGTGCATGTGAATGAATATATAGTTGTAGAGATTAATCAAGTGTTTTAACTTAACTGGTGACAAGGGAGAGGTGATAATTGAGGTTGAAAACATATGAATGAAAGGCGCGTGACTTTTTGTCGGAGAAAATGACCGCTAATAGAGAATTTTGCACCGCGTTTGATTTGTCGTTTTCTTTGTTTCTGATGATTAACAGATAAAATTAATATCGGTCTTGTCTATTGACATGCGTCTTGTCTTTTGACATGTTATAGTTTCTGTCTAATATCGGTGATTTTGTTCATGTTCGTTAGTTATTTCAATGGCCAGACAAAATAATTCTCTTCAAGATATGGAGGAAAGCTTTGCAATGATTAGCTTAGAAGATGAAGAACAAGGAGGTCTAATGTACGAAGGAGAAACGGAGGATTTAGGTGAGATAGATATAAGATGGTGTTTAGTGGGAAGATTTCTGACAGAATCTCCAATTGACTTCCAAGCAATGCAGCATAAAATGGCATCCTTGTGGAGACCTGGGAAAGGTATGTACGTGAAGCAATTGGAGCCAAATCGGTTCATCTTTCAGTTTTATCATGAGATAGATATCAAACGAGTTGTTGACGGTAGTCCGTGGACTCTTGGTCGGTTTCATCTGATCTTTGAAAGACTTAAAGAAGGAGACAATCCGAGATCGTTGATTATTAACAGATTGGAGGTCTGGGTTCAATTACATGGAATGAATGTAGGGTTTATGTCACAGAGGGTGGTGAAGGATATAGCTAATTATATTGGGCATTTCATTGAGTCAGATGTATCCAACTTTGTGGGTGTTTGGAGGGATTACTTACGTGTTCGGGTTTCTTTGAACCTAGATGTCCCGTTGAAAAGGAGAATGAAGCTTAAGAAAAGCGACGCAAACTGGTGCTGGGTGAATTTCAGGTATGAGGCAATTCCGACTTTTTGTTTTATCTGCGGCATGGTAGGATATGGTGAAAAGTTTTGTGCTAAATTATTTGAAGAGTCTTTGGAAACTATTGAAAAACCATATGGGGCATTTATGCGTGCGGAGCCGAGAAGGAGATCGCATACAATAGGTTCGAAATGGTTACGTTCAGGGGTGACAGGGCCGGGGAACTCTACGGTGGTAGACAGTGGTACAGGGCGGGGAGAAGTTGTTACAGGGTTTAATGCTAACAGCGGGTTACAAGGCGATAATGTAGGAGGGTATGTGATAGATAAGCCATTGGGAGTGATTCAGGGAAGGGGAGAGATTAAAGGGATTAGTGTTAATTCAAATTTGGCAAGTGAAGCAACAAAAGCGGATCAAAATGGGGAGTTAAGTAAACAGGCGGAAGATAATAATATATCAGAATCTAGTGATCTAATTGTTCTGGAGGTAAAAAAGAGGCGTATGGGCCAAGATATTGAGCCCATGATGGAGAATAAGGCCCATGATGTAGTAATGACAAATCAGGAGGAAAGTAACCAGAACAAAAAAAATGGACTTTTGGCGGGTACTGCATTGCAGGCCCGCCTAACATTATGAGTACTATCAGCTGGAACTGCCAAGGGTTGGACCTACCTCGGAAAGTTCAGTTCCTTAAAAATATGGTCTGTTATCATAAGcccgtttttgtgtttttatgtgaAACGTTTAAGTAAAAAAGAAAGGATGGAGCAAATAAGAGTGATGCTGGGGTACGAGGGGATGATTGTCGTGGAACCGCAGGGGCGTAGCGGAGGTCTAGCTTTGTTGTGGAAGAATTCAAATCAAGCTAGTTTGGTTAGTTTATCCCAAAATCATATTGATGTGCATACCTGCATTGATGGTATGGTGCCGTGGCGTCTCACAGGAATCTATGGAGAACCGAAGAGGAGTCTAAGAAGGAAAACTTGGGATTTATTAAGGAATTTGGCCAGGGATTCGAATCTTCCGTGGTGTGTGATTGGAGATATGAATAATATTAAGTCTCAGGCAGAGAAAAAGGGAGGTGCAGTTTATCCGAGTTGGCTCGTGGAGGGATTCAATGAGGCTATTACTGATACGGGTCTTCAAGACCTGGATATGGTGGGACACCAATTTACGTGGGAGCGGGGTAGAAATACTAACAACTGGATTCAAATAAGGTTAGATAGGGGCCTGGTGGATGTGAATTGGCTACAATGTTTTCCATTGACTCAGTTGTATAATACGGAAGGGTCTTCTTCAGACCATAGTCTGATTATTCTCGAGCCAAAGAATAGGGAGAGAAGGAAGGGTAAATATCGGTTTAAATTCGAGAACGCTTGGTTAACAGAACCGGTTTGTCATCTCATTGTAAAGGATAGTTGGGAGTCcaatccaaatgacaatattaTGCAGAAAGTTCAGACCTGTGGAGAACATTTGAAGGTATGGGGAAAGGATATCACTGACTGCTTTAGTAGACGAATCCGGGACTGTAAAGTTCAGCTGAAGCTACTCAGAGGGGTCAAGATATAGATTCAGTTACTAGGTATGAGGCAGCAAAGAGACAACTATATTTAATCCTAGACCAAAAAGAAATTTTCTGGCGGCAAAGGTCTAAACAATTATGGTTGCAGTCCGGTGATAAAAATATGAAGTATTTCCATGCTTCGAGCAGCTCCCGTAGAAGGAGAAATCATATCCATAGGCTGCGAACAGACCAGGGCGATTGGAGAACTTGGGAGGATGGTTTATCAGAGTTAATTAAGGATTATTTCCAACAATTATTCTCTACGGATCACATGCAAGGGGAAGAAGTGATTGAATGTGTAACCAGGTCCATCTCGGCTGAGCAGAATAGGGTACTTGTTAAAGATATCACAGAAGAAGAAGTTAAGCAGGCTGTTTTTCATATGCACCCGGATAAAGCACCGGGGCCTGA
This window contains:
- the LOC141675083 gene encoding ADP-ribosylation factor GTPase-activating protein AGD12-like, whose protein sequence is MSKNRLQDLLLKRENRVCADCSAPDPKWASANIGVFICLKCCAVHRKLGTGISKVMSVTLDEWSDDEIDHIVDVGGNSFANSIYEAYFPEGVSKPGPNASNEERSKFIRSKYETQDFLKPSLKISSTSKKDSLRASFSSKIMNSFRSSFSNSSEKLKGKEFIGLIKVTVIKGTNLAVRDMFSSDPYVILQLGMQKVQTTVAGSNLNPVWNEELMLSIPKSYGTLKVEVYDYDTFSADDIMGEAEVDLQPMINSATSYGDPSMFGNMQIGKWVKADNNALVNDSPVNIVDGKVKQEMTLKLQNVESGQIDLELEWIPLNS